Genomic window (Methanomicrobia archaeon):
GCATGAGCTTTAACGTTAGTATCGGATTTTATTGCAGGCACGGAATCATAGATTGAGGAATACTTACGGTGCGTCTTCTTCGCGCTCTATCTTCCTTTCTGCTTTGCTCAGGATCCCGTGCAGCGTTCGGACTTCTCGCGGGGTGAGTTCTGCTCTGCCCAGTATTCTCCGGAGCATGAGCATGGTCTTTTCCCGTTTGTGCTCCCGGTACTGGATCTCGTCGAGGAACGTTCTCAGATGCACAAATAACCGCTCTTTATCCTCTACACATGCTAAGAGGCGCGCTCCCGAATCAGACTCCGCGTCCCGCAATTCGTACAGGAGGACCGCAACGGCATGTGAAAGGTTCATCACGGGATAGACGGGACTCGTGGGAATAGAAACAACCAGATCACACTGCATAATCTCCTCGTTCAAGAGCCCCGTGTCCTCTCGACCGAATAGGAGCGATAACGTGCCGTCTTTGCCTTTCACCTTCTCCCTCAGGTCGTGGG
Coding sequences:
- a CDS encoding RNA methyltransferase, whose product is MEVRTILVEPKNEENIGAVARATKNFGFSDLCLVRPPDIGKKAYSVASHAYELLSTCTIVNSVEAATAGSALVAGTTSKLGFSAHRHMRMPFFSPHDLREKVKGKDGTLSLLFGREDTGLLNEEIMQCDLVVSIPTSPVYPVMNLSHAVAVLLYELRDAESDSGARLLACVEDKERLFVHLRTFLDEIQYREHKREKTMLMLRRILGRAELTPREVRTLHGILSKAERKIEREEDAP